Proteins encoded together in one Streptomyces asoensis window:
- a CDS encoding prenyltransferase/squalene oxidase repeat-containing protein, producing the protein MNIRRSAATLAAATVVLGAAVPAVAATPSPTPSVAIPGGLYGTADPTYDGVWRQSLALLAQRTTGFTPAADAVAWLTGQQCANGAFAAFRADTAKACDAKLMVDTNSTAAAVQALAALGGHGAATQKAVDWLKSVQNADGGWGYTPGGASDTNSTSVVAGALAAAGQQPSAVRKAGKSPYDALVKLSLPCDRTGGGAFAYQPDKKGALAANADATAAGVLGALGKGFVTTAGKTSADGTCAPADAGTPGTLARNGAGWLAESVGTTGHLKSVLPGAEDQPDYGNTADAVVALAAQGRTEQAEKPLAWLEKNSAAWAKQSGPAAYAQLIFAAHAMGADPRRFGGTDLVALLNATGPAPQAATKATGADTAADEKKDSSDSAFGVWWTVGVFLVAGIGIGFLISGRKRRQP; encoded by the coding sequence ATGAACATCCGCCGCAGCGCCGCGACCCTGGCCGCCGCCACCGTCGTGCTGGGTGCCGCCGTCCCCGCCGTCGCCGCGACCCCGTCCCCCACCCCGTCGGTGGCGATACCCGGCGGGCTGTACGGCACCGCCGACCCGACCTACGACGGCGTCTGGCGCCAGTCGCTGGCCCTGCTCGCGCAGCGCACCACGGGCTTCACCCCGGCCGCGGACGCCGTCGCCTGGCTGACCGGGCAGCAGTGCGCGAACGGCGCCTTCGCCGCGTTCCGCGCGGACACCGCCAAGGCGTGCGACGCGAAGCTGATGGTGGACACCAACAGCACGGCGGCCGCCGTCCAGGCGCTGGCGGCGCTCGGCGGCCACGGCGCCGCGACGCAGAAGGCCGTCGACTGGCTGAAGTCCGTCCAGAACGCCGACGGCGGCTGGGGCTACACCCCCGGCGGGGCCAGCGACACGAACTCGACGTCGGTGGTGGCGGGCGCCCTGGCGGCGGCCGGGCAGCAGCCCTCGGCGGTGCGCAAGGCGGGGAAGTCGCCGTACGACGCCCTGGTGAAGCTCTCCCTGCCGTGCGACCGGACCGGTGGCGGCGCGTTCGCCTACCAGCCGGACAAGAAGGGCGCCCTCGCGGCCAACGCGGACGCGACAGCGGCGGGTGTGCTCGGCGCCCTCGGCAAGGGGTTCGTGACCACGGCGGGCAAGACCTCGGCGGACGGCACGTGCGCCCCGGCCGACGCGGGCACCCCGGGCACCCTCGCGCGCAACGGCGCGGGCTGGCTCGCCGAGTCGGTCGGCACCACCGGCCACCTGAAGTCCGTCCTGCCCGGCGCCGAGGACCAGCCCGACTACGGCAACACCGCCGACGCCGTCGTCGCCCTCGCCGCGCAGGGGCGGACCGAGCAGGCCGAGAAGCCCCTCGCCTGGCTCGAGAAGAACTCCGCCGCCTGGGCGAAGCAGAGCGGCCCCGCCGCGTACGCCCAGCTGATCTTCGCGGCGCACGCCATGGGCGCCGATCCCCGCCGGTTCGGCGGCACCGACCTGGTCGCCCTGCTCAACGCGACGGGTCCGGCCCCGCAGGCCGCGACGAAGGCCACCGGCGCCGACACCGCCGCCGACGAGAAGAAGGACAGCTCGGATTCCGCGTTCGGCGTCTGGTGGACGGTCGGTGTCTTCCTCGTCGCCGGCATCGGCATCGGGTTCCTGATCAGCGGCCGCAAGCGGCGTCAGCCGTGA
- a CDS encoding SCO2322 family protein — protein MTRRSAALVLAALLLALTGAAGSARAAGYRYWSFWDRSAGGWTYATQGPSTARPGDGDVQGFRFAVSADSQDASQPRGAASFAAICAGTPARDGSKRVALVLDFGTAADAPGGEVPPSPRTACARVSPDATTAEALAAVAKPLRYDTNALLCAIAGYPRTGCGEQVSGQEAGKTSGQASGGDGPASAAKPGPEAGDGADGGPSVGLYAGAAAVAVLAAAAVWQARRRGSRGNG, from the coding sequence GTGACGCGCCGGTCCGCCGCCCTCGTCCTCGCCGCCCTGCTGCTCGCCCTGACCGGCGCGGCCGGGTCCGCCCGGGCGGCCGGGTACCGCTACTGGTCCTTCTGGGACCGGTCGGCGGGCGGGTGGACGTACGCCACGCAGGGCCCCTCCACCGCCCGGCCCGGCGACGGTGACGTCCAGGGGTTCCGGTTCGCGGTGAGCGCGGACTCCCAGGACGCCTCGCAGCCGCGCGGCGCGGCCTCCTTCGCCGCGATCTGCGCCGGGACGCCCGCGCGGGACGGCTCGAAGCGGGTGGCCCTGGTCCTCGACTTCGGCACGGCGGCGGACGCCCCGGGCGGCGAGGTCCCGCCGTCGCCGCGCACGGCGTGCGCCCGGGTCTCCCCCGACGCGACGACGGCCGAGGCCCTGGCCGCCGTCGCGAAACCCCTGCGCTACGACACCAACGCCCTGCTGTGCGCGATCGCGGGGTACCCGCGGACGGGCTGCGGCGAGCAGGTGTCCGGGCAGGAGGCGGGAAAGACGTCGGGCCAGGCCTCGGGCGGGGACGGGCCGGCGTCCGCCGCGAAGCCCGGACCCGAGGCGGGGGACGGTGCGGACGGCGGGCCGTCGGTCGGTCTGTACGCCGGTGCGGCGGCCGTGGCGGTCCTGGCCGCGGCGGCCGTGTGGCAGGCCAGGCGGCGGGGATCGCGCGGGAATGGCTGA
- a CDS encoding CbiQ family ECF transporter T component, giving the protein MADRRPSSRRPPLHPAAWWLWALGLGTAATRTTNPLLLGLLLAVSAYVVTTCRPDAPWSRSYSAFLKLALAVLVVRLVFVVALGSPIPGSHVLVTLPEVPLPHWAQGIRLGGAVTAEGVLFALYDGLKLAALLVCVGAANALASPSRLLRTLPGALYETGVAVVVALTFAPNLIADVHRLRAARRLRGRPDSGLRGLLQVGLPVLEGALERSVALAAAMDARGYGRTADVPAPVRRTTAALTLGGLLGVCAGTYGLLTAAGGGYGLPVLLAGVTAALAGLRLGGRRSPRTRYRPDRWTPRACLVAACGVAVAALLTVAASADPAALHPGVVPLTAPALPLLPAAAVLLGLLPAFLAPASPLDDSADPKEPS; this is encoded by the coding sequence ATGGCTGACCGCCGCCCCAGCTCACGGCGTCCCCCGCTGCACCCGGCGGCCTGGTGGCTGTGGGCGCTCGGCCTCGGCACCGCCGCCACCCGCACCACCAACCCGCTGCTCCTCGGTCTCCTGCTCGCCGTGTCGGCGTACGTCGTCACCACGTGCCGTCCCGACGCCCCCTGGTCCCGCTCCTACTCCGCGTTCCTCAAGCTGGCCCTCGCCGTCCTCGTCGTCCGCCTCGTCTTCGTCGTCGCCCTGGGGTCCCCGATCCCGGGATCGCACGTGCTCGTCACGCTCCCCGAGGTCCCCCTGCCGCACTGGGCGCAGGGCATCCGCCTCGGCGGCGCCGTCACGGCCGAGGGCGTGCTCTTCGCGCTCTACGACGGTCTGAAACTGGCCGCCCTGCTCGTGTGCGTGGGTGCCGCCAACGCCCTGGCCTCCCCGTCCCGCCTGCTCAGAACCCTGCCAGGCGCCCTGTACGAGACCGGGGTGGCCGTGGTCGTGGCGCTCACCTTCGCCCCGAACCTGATCGCCGACGTCCACCGGCTGCGCGCCGCCCGCCGGCTGCGCGGCCGGCCCGACAGCGGCCTGCGCGGCCTGCTCCAGGTGGGCCTGCCCGTCCTGGAGGGTGCGCTGGAACGCTCCGTGGCCCTCGCCGCGGCGATGGACGCCCGGGGCTACGGCCGTACCGCCGACGTGCCGGCCCCCGTGCGCCGGACGACCGCCGCGCTCACCCTCGGCGGGCTGCTCGGCGTCTGCGCGGGCACGTACGGCCTGCTGACCGCGGCGGGCGGCGGCTACGGTCTGCCGGTGCTGCTGGCGGGGGTCACGGCGGCCCTCGCCGGACTGCGGCTCGGCGGCCGCCGCTCCCCCCGCACCCGCTACCGTCCGGACCGCTGGACCCCGCGGGCCTGTCTGGTCGCCGCCTGCGGTGTCGCGGTCGCCGCTCTCCTCACCGTGGCCGCGTCCGCCGATCCGGCGGCCCTGCACCCGGGTGTGGTCCCGCTGACCGCTCCCGCCCTCCCGCTGCTGCCCGCGGCGGCCGTACTCCTCGGCCTGCTGCCCGCGTTCCTCGCCCCCGCAAGCCCGCTCGACGATTCGGCAGATCCCAAGGAGCCGTCGTGA
- a CDS encoding ABC transporter ATP-binding protein — MIRFENVSVTYDGATAPTVRGVDLTVPEGELVLLAGPSGVGKSTLLGTVSGLVPHFTGGTLSGRVTVDGRDTRTHKPRELADVVGTVGQDPLSHFVTDTVEEELAYGMESLGLPPAVMRRRVEETLDLLGLAALRDRPIATLSGGQQQRVAIGSVLTPHPRVLVLDEPTSALDPAAAEEVLAVLLRLVHDLGTTVLLAEHRLERVLQYADRVALLPSPGAAPLLGTPADMMAVSPVFPPVVDLGRLAGWTPLPLTVRDARRRADGLRERLTEGPAQARTRQKPGTPALGPGHENRPPAAALAKEPDARRPRRPRFGGFRAGRTAAAPAHPASPVEARSLAVRRARVQALRDVDLTVGPGETVALMGRNGAGKSTLLNTFVGLVEPTAGTVRVGGLEPHRTPPRELVRRVGLVPQEPRDLLYADTVAAECASADRDAGAAPGTCRALVSELLAGVTDDIHPRDLSEGQRLTLALAVVLTARPPLLLLDEPTRGLDYAAKARLVAVLRGLAAAGHAIVLATHDVELAAELAHRVVLLAEGEVIADGPTAQVVVSSPSFAPQVTKILAPQEWLTVTQVREALAALGEARR, encoded by the coding sequence GTGATCCGCTTCGAGAACGTCTCCGTGACGTACGACGGCGCCACCGCACCCACCGTCCGGGGTGTCGACCTCACCGTCCCGGAGGGCGAACTCGTACTGCTGGCGGGCCCGTCGGGCGTCGGCAAGTCGACGCTGCTCGGCACGGTGTCCGGCCTGGTCCCGCACTTCACCGGCGGCACCCTGAGCGGCCGGGTCACGGTCGACGGCCGTGACACCCGCACCCACAAGCCGCGTGAACTCGCCGACGTGGTGGGCACGGTGGGGCAGGATCCGCTCTCGCACTTCGTGACGGACACCGTCGAGGAGGAACTCGCCTACGGCATGGAGTCGTTGGGCCTGCCGCCCGCGGTGATGCGGCGCCGCGTCGAGGAGACCCTCGATCTGCTGGGCCTGGCCGCCCTGCGCGACCGGCCCATCGCCACCCTCTCCGGCGGCCAGCAGCAGCGGGTCGCGATCGGCTCGGTCCTCACCCCGCACCCGCGGGTCCTCGTCCTGGACGAGCCGACGTCCGCTCTGGACCCGGCGGCCGCCGAGGAGGTCCTCGCCGTGCTGCTCCGCCTCGTCCACGACCTCGGTACGACGGTGCTGCTGGCGGAACACCGTCTGGAGCGCGTCCTCCAGTACGCCGACCGCGTCGCCCTGCTGCCCTCCCCCGGCGCGGCCCCGCTGCTGGGCACCCCGGCGGACATGATGGCCGTGTCCCCCGTGTTCCCGCCGGTGGTGGACCTCGGCCGGCTCGCGGGCTGGACCCCGCTCCCCCTGACCGTCCGGGACGCCCGCCGCCGCGCCGACGGCCTGCGCGAACGGCTGACGGAAGGGCCGGCGCAAGCGCGGACCCGCCAGAAGCCGGGCACCCCCGCACTCGGCCCCGGGCACGAGAACCGGCCGCCCGCCGCGGCCCTTGCCAAGGAGCCGGATGCCCGTCGGCCGCGCCGGCCGCGGTTCGGCGGCTTCCGGGCAGGCCGGACCGCCGCCGCGCCCGCGCACCCCGCCTCCCCCGTCGAGGCCCGCTCGCTCGCCGTACGGCGGGCCCGCGTCCAGGCCCTGCGGGACGTGGACCTCACGGTCGGGCCGGGCGAGACCGTCGCCCTCATGGGGCGCAACGGCGCCGGCAAGTCGACGCTGCTCAACACCTTCGTCGGTCTCGTCGAACCCACTGCGGGCACGGTCCGCGTGGGCGGGCTGGAGCCGCACCGCACCCCGCCCCGTGAGCTGGTCCGCCGCGTCGGCCTGGTCCCGCAGGAGCCGCGCGACCTGCTGTACGCCGACACGGTGGCCGCCGAGTGCGCGTCCGCCGACCGGGACGCGGGAGCCGCCCCCGGCACCTGCCGGGCCCTGGTGTCGGAACTGCTGGCGGGCGTCACGGACGACATCCACCCCCGCGACCTCTCCGAGGGCCAGCGGCTGACCCTCGCGCTGGCCGTCGTCCTCACCGCCCGGCCGCCCCTCCTCCTCCTCGACGAGCCGACCCGGGGCCTGGACTACGCGGCGAAGGCGCGCCTGGTCGCCGTCCTGCGCGGCCTCGCCGCCGCCGGGCACGCCATCGTGCTGGCCACCCACGACGTGGAACTGGCCGCGGAACTGGCCCACCGGGTGGTGCTGCTCGCGGAGGGCGAGGTGATCGCCGACGGCCCGACGGCGCAGGTCGTGGTCTCCTCCCCCTCCTTCGCCCCGCAGGTGACGAAGATCCTGGCCCCGCAGGAGTGGCTCACGGTCACCCAGGTCCGCGAGGCCCTCGCCGCCCTCGGGGAGGCGCGGCGATGA
- a CDS encoding ECF transporter S component — MTAPRRRPVPLGPRSLASLALVSAVGVIAFGWPFLAPPASALNAHAQDAPWLFAGLLVLLVAVVAATISESGLGAKAVAMLGVLAATGAALRPIGAGTAGIEPMFFLMVLSGRVLGPGFGFVLGSVTMFASALLTGGVGPWMPFQMLAMGWFTMGAGLLPGAGRLRGRAEVALLAAYGFLAAFAYGTAMNMAGWPFMGALASGVAFDPDGTVPANLARFVAYCVATSLGWDLGRAVVTVLLTLTLGPAVLRALRRATRRAAFETAVTFEAPRRAPETR; from the coding sequence ATGACGGCACCCAGGCGGCGCCCGGTTCCGCTGGGCCCCCGCTCCCTCGCGTCGCTGGCGCTGGTCAGCGCGGTCGGCGTGATCGCGTTCGGCTGGCCCTTCCTGGCCCCGCCCGCCTCGGCGCTGAACGCCCACGCGCAGGACGCCCCGTGGCTCTTCGCGGGTCTGCTGGTGCTGCTGGTCGCCGTGGTCGCGGCGACCATCTCGGAGTCGGGGCTCGGCGCGAAGGCCGTGGCGATGCTGGGCGTGCTGGCGGCGACCGGTGCGGCCCTGCGTCCGATCGGCGCGGGGACGGCGGGCATCGAGCCGATGTTCTTCCTGATGGTGCTGAGCGGCCGGGTCCTCGGCCCCGGCTTCGGCTTCGTCCTCGGGTCGGTGACGATGTTCGCGTCCGCGCTGCTCACCGGCGGGGTGGGCCCGTGGATGCCGTTCCAGATGCTGGCGATGGGCTGGTTCACCATGGGCGCCGGTCTGCTGCCGGGCGCGGGACGGCTGCGGGGCCGTGCGGAGGTCGCGCTGCTCGCGGCCTACGGGTTCCTGGCCGCCTTCGCCTACGGCACGGCGATGAACATGGCCGGATGGCCCTTCATGGGCGCGCTGGCCTCGGGGGTCGCGTTCGACCCGGACGGGACGGTGCCCGCGAACCTGGCCCGCTTCGTCGCGTACTGCGTGGCGACCTCCCTGGGCTGGGACCTGGGCCGGGCGGTGGTCACGGTGCTGCTGACGCTGACCCTCGGCCCGGCCGTGCTCAGGGCGCTGCGCAGAGCCACCCGGCGCGCCGCCTTCGAGACCGCGGTCACATTCGAGGCCCCGCGGAGGGCCCCGGAGACCCGTTGA
- a CDS encoding transglycosylase SLT domain-containing protein: MSVSVIRRIASPKKALTGIAVAAATAGMALSAAPAHAATTSSAAQAQAIAHKMIPNAAQYKAFSNIVKHESGWNVSATNASSGAYGLVQALPGSKMASAGSDWKSNAKTQIKWGLDYMNSRYGSPVAAWNFWQANGWY; this comes from the coding sequence GTGTCCGTCTCCGTCATCCGTCGCATCGCTTCCCCCAAGAAGGCCCTCACCGGTATCGCCGTGGCCGCCGCGACCGCGGGTATGGCGCTGTCCGCCGCCCCCGCCCACGCCGCGACGACGTCCTCCGCCGCCCAGGCCCAGGCGATCGCGCACAAGATGATCCCGAACGCGGCGCAGTACAAGGCCTTCTCGAACATCGTCAAGCACGAGAGCGGCTGGAACGTCAGCGCCACCAACGCCTCCTCCGGCGCCTACGGCCTGGTCCAGGCGCTGCCCGGCTCGAAGATGGCCTCCGCCGGCTCCGACTGGAAGAGCAACGCCAAGACCCAGATCAAGTGGGGCCTGGACTACATGAACTCCCGCTACGGCAGCCCCGTCGCCGCCTGGAACTTCTGGCAGGCCAACGGCTGGTACTGA
- a CDS encoding YoaK family protein, with product MTTEPAHDAADEPTKDPDSRGVPLVPVLLALTVVSGLIDAVSYLGLGHVFTANMTGNVVVLGFAAAGAPGFSVPHTATSLGCFLAGAAVGGRVSRRLGTGSRRTWTRATLGAEAALVGVSAAVAFAAPDHAPVTVYSVIALTAFAMGLRNATVRRLGVADLTTTVLTMTLTGLASDSRAGGGAGTRSPRRTASVVAMVVGAALGAWLVLHHGIAVPLLVATVAVGILALITSGRE from the coding sequence GTGACGACCGAGCCCGCGCACGACGCAGCCGACGAGCCCACGAAGGACCCCGACTCACGGGGCGTCCCGCTGGTCCCCGTGCTGCTCGCACTGACGGTGGTCAGCGGTCTGATCGACGCGGTCAGCTATCTGGGCCTCGGCCACGTCTTCACCGCGAACATGACCGGCAACGTGGTCGTGCTGGGCTTCGCGGCGGCCGGCGCCCCCGGCTTCTCCGTCCCGCACACGGCGACCTCGCTGGGCTGCTTCCTGGCCGGCGCGGCGGTGGGCGGACGGGTCTCCCGCCGCCTCGGAACCGGCTCGCGCCGCACCTGGACGAGGGCGACCCTCGGCGCGGAGGCCGCGCTGGTGGGCGTCTCGGCCGCCGTGGCCTTCGCCGCCCCCGACCACGCCCCCGTCACCGTCTACTCGGTCATCGCCCTGACCGCCTTCGCGATGGGCCTGCGCAACGCGACCGTGCGCAGACTCGGCGTGGCCGACCTCACCACCACCGTCCTGACGATGACCCTCACCGGCCTGGCCTCCGACTCCCGGGCGGGCGGCGGCGCGGGCACGCGCTCCCCGCGCCGTACGGCGTCGGTGGTCGCGATGGTCGTCGGCGCGGCCCTCGGTGCCTGGCTGGTACTGCACCACGGCATCGCCGTCCCGCTGCTGGTGGCGACGGTGGCCGTGGGAATCCTGGCACTGATCACGTCCGGCCGGGAGTGA
- a CDS encoding cytochrome P450, producing the protein MPCPALPDGFDFTDPDLLQHHVPMAEFAELRVAEPVRWIPQTGNVAGFQDEGYWAVTRHADVKYVSTHPEIFSSYLNTAIIRFNEHIERDSIDAQRLILLNMDPPEHTRVRQIVQRGFTPRAIRALEERLRERATAIVDRARAQDGSFDFVTSIASELPLQAIAELIGVPQEDRSRIFDWSNKMIGYDDPEFAITAEVGQQSAAEILAYAMNMAAERKQCPARDIVSTLVAAENEGNLNSDEFGFFVLMLAVAGNETTRNATTHGMHAFLTHPDQWELYKRERPGTAAEEIVRWATPVVAFQRTATQDTELGGKTIRKGDRVGIFYASANRDPEVFERPDEFDVTRDPNPHLGFGGGGPHFCLGKSLAVLEINLIFNAIADALPGLRLVDDPRRLRSAWINGVKELRVSAR; encoded by the coding sequence ATGCCCTGTCCAGCGCTTCCCGACGGGTTCGACTTCACCGACCCCGACCTGCTGCAACACCACGTTCCGATGGCGGAGTTCGCCGAGCTGCGCGTCGCCGAACCGGTCCGCTGGATCCCCCAGACGGGCAACGTCGCCGGATTCCAGGACGAGGGGTACTGGGCGGTGACCCGCCACGCGGACGTGAAGTACGTGTCCACCCACCCCGAGATCTTCTCCTCCTACCTCAACACCGCGATCATCCGGTTCAACGAGCACATCGAGCGGGACTCGATCGACGCCCAGCGGCTCATCCTGCTGAACATGGACCCGCCGGAGCACACGCGCGTGCGGCAGATCGTGCAGCGCGGGTTCACACCCCGGGCCATCCGGGCGCTGGAGGAGCGGCTGCGCGAGCGGGCCACGGCGATCGTCGACCGGGCCCGCGCGCAGGACGGTTCCTTCGACTTCGTGACGTCCATCGCCTCCGAGCTGCCCCTCCAGGCCATCGCCGAGCTGATCGGCGTACCGCAGGAGGACCGCTCCAGGATCTTCGACTGGTCGAACAAGATGATCGGGTACGACGATCCCGAGTTCGCCATCACGGCGGAGGTGGGACAGCAGTCCGCCGCCGAGATCCTCGCGTACGCCATGAACATGGCCGCCGAGCGCAAGCAGTGCCCGGCGCGGGACATCGTCTCCACGCTGGTGGCCGCCGAGAACGAGGGCAACCTCAACTCCGACGAGTTCGGGTTCTTCGTGCTGATGCTCGCCGTGGCCGGCAACGAGACGACCCGCAACGCCACGACCCACGGCATGCACGCCTTCCTCACCCACCCCGACCAGTGGGAGCTGTACAAGCGCGAGCGGCCCGGTACCGCCGCCGAGGAGATCGTCCGCTGGGCCACGCCCGTCGTCGCCTTCCAGCGGACCGCCACCCAGGACACCGAACTCGGCGGGAAGACGATCAGGAAGGGGGACCGGGTCGGCATCTTCTACGCCTCCGCCAACCGCGACCCCGAGGTGTTCGAACGGCCCGACGAGTTCGACGTCACCCGGGATCCGAATCCGCACCTCGGGTTCGGCGGCGGCGGACCGCACTTCTGTCTCGGCAAGTCACTCGCCGTGCTCGAGATCAACCTCATCTTCAACGCCATCGCCGACGCCCTGCCCGGCCTGAGGCTGGTGGACGATCCCCGGCGGCTGCGGTCCGCCTGGATCAACGGGGTGAAGGAGTTGCGGGTCAGCGCACGGTGA
- a CDS encoding steroid 3-ketoacyl-CoA thiolase gives MAAEPVIVEAVRTPIGKRGGALANLHPAYLLGETYRELLGRTGIPADAVEQIVGGTVTHAGEQSMNPARTAWLTMGLPYETAATTVDCQCGSSQQASHMAANMIAAGVIDVGISCGVEAMSRVPLGSGSKHGPGKPFPDEWNVDLPNQFEAAERIARNRGLSRSDVDALGLLSQDRAATAWSEERFKRETFAVQVPTTEEEQAAGQGMWRLVDRDEGLRDTSLEALSRLKPVMPTAIHTAGNSSQISDGAAAIMWASKRMARALKLKPRARIVAQALVGADPHFHLDGPIDATKAVLGKAGMSLKDIDLVEINEAFASVVLSWTKVFDQDLSKVNVNGGAIALGHPVGATGARLITTALHELERRDKEFALITMCAGGALATGTIIQRL, from the coding sequence ATGGCCGCCGAACCCGTGATCGTGGAAGCAGTCCGCACCCCCATCGGCAAGCGCGGCGGCGCGCTCGCCAACCTGCACCCCGCCTATCTCCTGGGCGAGACCTACCGCGAGCTACTCGGCCGCACCGGCATCCCCGCCGACGCGGTCGAGCAGATCGTCGGCGGCACGGTGACCCACGCCGGCGAACAGTCCATGAACCCGGCAAGGACAGCATGGCTGACGATGGGCCTCCCGTACGAGACCGCCGCGACAACGGTCGACTGCCAGTGCGGTTCCTCGCAGCAGGCGAGCCATATGGCGGCGAACATGATCGCGGCGGGCGTCATCGACGTCGGCATCAGCTGCGGCGTGGAGGCGATGTCCCGCGTCCCGCTCGGCTCGGGCTCGAAGCACGGCCCCGGCAAGCCGTTCCCGGACGAGTGGAACGTGGACCTCCCGAACCAGTTCGAGGCGGCGGAACGCATCGCCCGCAACCGGGGGTTGAGCCGGTCGGACGTGGACGCCCTGGGCCTTCTCTCCCAGGACCGGGCGGCGACGGCGTGGTCGGAGGAACGCTTCAAGCGCGAGACCTTCGCCGTCCAGGTCCCGACCACGGAGGAGGAACAGGCGGCAGGACAGGGCATGTGGCGCCTGGTCGACCGCGACGAGGGCCTGCGGGACACCTCCCTCGAAGCCCTGTCCCGCCTGAAGCCGGTGATGCCGACGGCGATCCACACGGCCGGCAACTCGTCCCAGATCAGCGACGGCGCGGCGGCCATCATGTGGGCGTCGAAACGGATGGCCCGCGCCCTGAAGCTGAAGCCGAGGGCGCGCATCGTCGCCCAGGCCCTGGTGGGCGCGGACCCGCACTTCCACCTCGACGGCCCGATCGACGCCACGAAGGCCGTCCTGGGCAAGGCGGGCATGTCCCTGAAGGACATCGACCTGGTCGAGATCAACGAGGCGTTCGCGTCGGTGGTGCTGAGCTGGACGAAGGTCTTCGACCAGGACCTGTCGAAGGTCAACGTCAACGGCGGAGCGATAGCCCTGGGCCACCCCGTCGGCGCGACGGGCGCCCGCCTGATCACGACGGCCCTGCACGAACTGGAACGCAGGGACAAGGAGTTCGCCCTGATCACCATGTGCGCGGGCGGCGCACTGGCCACGGGCACGATCATCCAACGGCTGTGA
- a CDS encoding acyltransferase family protein yields the protein MTSTPAPARDRLPSLTGLRFWAALLVVLYHLSRQVGTVPGVSDAVWYGRSGVTFFFVLSGVVLAWTYDGAGVSVRVFLWRRFARIWPMLAVGVGASVAVWSVLMDRAVSLEAVAANLLLVHAWFPQPVVFTGGNPAAWSLSDEAFFYVAFPALLAVLAGRRYRVWAWTAVGVCGAALLVWPALAGASPTTRTWALDYLPLTRSLQFVLGVVAGLALKRGWRPPVSLPVAVGLVVAWHLALIPWSDAVPDAVWYSPYSASQLFSAPLFAALICAAARADLDGRRTGLGGTWMIRLGHWSFAWYLLHEIVIRVAVFAWGKPAPGGGTLVFWAGVLVVSQAFAALAYRCVERPAERRLRGLVVPPSAGASERRSRTVA from the coding sequence TTGACCTCCACCCCGGCCCCCGCTCGCGACCGTCTGCCCTCGCTCACCGGGCTTCGGTTCTGGGCCGCGTTGCTTGTCGTGCTGTATCACCTGTCCCGGCAGGTGGGGACCGTGCCCGGGGTCAGTGACGCCGTCTGGTACGGGCGCAGTGGGGTGACGTTCTTCTTCGTGTTGTCCGGGGTCGTGCTCGCCTGGACGTACGACGGTGCGGGGGTCTCCGTCCGCGTGTTCCTGTGGCGGCGGTTCGCCCGGATCTGGCCGATGCTCGCCGTGGGTGTCGGGGCGTCCGTCGCGGTGTGGTCGGTCCTGATGGACCGGGCCGTCTCCCTCGAGGCGGTCGCCGCGAACCTGCTGCTCGTGCACGCGTGGTTCCCGCAGCCGGTCGTCTTCACGGGCGGCAATCCGGCCGCCTGGTCGCTCAGTGACGAGGCCTTCTTCTATGTCGCCTTTCCCGCGCTGCTGGCCGTGCTCGCCGGGCGGCGGTACCGGGTGTGGGCGTGGACGGCGGTCGGCGTGTGCGGTGCCGCACTGCTGGTGTGGCCCGCGCTGGCCGGGGCGTCGCCCACCACCCGTACCTGGGCGCTCGACTACCTGCCCCTGACCCGCTCGCTCCAGTTCGTGCTGGGTGTGGTGGCCGGGCTGGCGCTCAAGCGCGGCTGGCGGCCCCCGGTGTCGCTGCCGGTGGCGGTCGGGCTCGTCGTGGCCTGGCACCTGGCGCTGATCCCGTGGTCCGACGCGGTGCCGGACGCCGTCTGGTACAGCCCGTACTCCGCCTCGCAGTTGTTCTCCGCGCCCCTCTTCGCCGCCCTCATCTGCGCCGCCGCCCGCGCCGATCTCGACGGCCGGCGTACCGGTCTCGGCGGTACCTGGATGATCAGGCTGGGGCACTGGTCGTTCGCCTGGTACCTCCTGCACGAGATCGTGATCCGGGTCGCGGTGTTCGCGTGGGGCAAGCCCGCGCCCGGGGGCGGGACGCTCGTCTTCTGGGCGGGGGTGCTGGTCGTCAGCCAGGCCTTCGCCGCCCTCGCCTACCGGTGTGTCGAGCGACCGGCCGAACGCCGGCTGCGGGGCCTGGTGGTCCCGCCCTCCGCGGGCGCCTCAGAGCGGCGGAGTCGGACCGTCGCCTGA